One Castanea sativa cultivar Marrone di Chiusa Pesio chromosome 4, ASM4071231v1 DNA window includes the following coding sequences:
- the LOC142631359 gene encoding TMV resistance protein N-like gives MAFLTNKRASSSFITHQYKYDVFLSFRGEDTRMDFTSHLNGILKLKGIHTFIDDELPRGEEISTELLEAIRSSRSSIIVFSKNYASSRWCLDELVEILECKENGQMVLPVFYKVDPSEVHNQKGKFGETLAKHEVNNIKKVQRWREALNKVGSISGLTYKDGCCQFEFIEEIFKEISSAQLNHMKLSVAKYLVGIDTCVNDVINRLIDIKSNDVRIVGIFGLPEVGKTTIAKVIFNKIHYCFDGSSFLDNVSEKSRTNDGVIQLQETLCYEILGYQNLKVGSISKGINVTIERLHHKRILIVLDNVEELNEIEFFLENCDRFTSGSRIIITTRDKHLLDTLTKNNHVMYYMVKELNKHEAHKLFCHEAFGRNNFEEDYSELVNQFIDYAKGLPLVLKIIGADLYGSTKHELESALDKYKRIPKGNIQKILKISYDGLDQTQQGIFLDIACFLKGFYKDKVVDVLRSINNHDLYYDIKRLIDKCLIIVTEDNKLSMHDLIQQMGWEIVRQESPEVIEKRSRLLCYEDAPEILIEHTGSNEIRGITVCLPKPKNMKLNLGKMRNLKYLKVRNVICEDLGSLPNGLRLLDWNEFPLYSLPSAFEPKNLVVLNMRHSLIKLDEHFERCRFRTLIYMDLSYCKNITKVPDLSLISPNIKELDFEACINLVEVHQSVGLLEELISWDLSGCQNLRIIPRNLKLKSLKTFYFDHCESLEQGTEALFSSTGYLIALQTLVISLKNVKEVPSSISDLKNLRNLYMDYCDNFPKAMDTPDCFPKLEYLGFRYSNITTLPEINIRFPKLKVLFFHHYWNLREIPMPPPHLEALYIEGCGSLDSQSRRRLLSQLGETFGLPQNMVCSRGSLHQDSVLEKCGAPDLADDGFQFDLILPGTKISKWFNHQSVGSSVSFSVSSESLAFAFCVALKIEPKDIVASRYENFLSSIYIFFNGYKKELASGVFWLDSSPLTWFHYRSNSSFEGIVLEDCNNVELLFEVSNYDPKRAKITIERCGAHVACICPSQNPAVDKMACIRIHESLRVSFDENFKMFLRRLVNQNLIRFSKTHNS, from the exons ATGGCTTTTTTGACAAACAAACGAGCCTCCTCTTCCTTCATCACCCACCAATACAAATATGATGTGTTCTTGAGTTTCAGAGGGGAAGATACCCGCATGGATTTTACAAGCCATTTGAATGGCATTTTGAAGTTGAAGGGTATTCACACCTTCATCGATGATGAACTCCCAAGGGGAGAAGAAATTTCTACTGAACTTCTTGAAGCTATTAGAAGTTCAAGGAGTTCCATAATTGTATTCTCTAAGAACTATGCATCTTCTAGATGGTGCTTGGATGAACTTGTAGAAATTCTTGAGTGTAAGGAGAATGGACAAATGGTGCTACCGGTGTTTTATAAGGTGGATCCCTCGGAAGTACATAACCAAAAGGGAAAATTTGGCGAAACTTTAGCAAAACATGAagtaaataatataaagaagGTGCAAAGATGGAGGGAAGCTCTAAACAAAGTTGGTAGCATATCTGGTTTGACCTACAAGGACGG CTGCtgtcaatttgaatttattgaagAAATTTTCAAAGAGATCTCAAGTGCTCAATTAAATCACATGAAATTATCTGTTGCAAAATATCTTGTTGGAATAGACACTTGTGTAAATGACGTCATAAATCGGTTAATAGATATTAAATCAAATGATGTTCGCATTGTAGGGATCTTTGGCCTTCCCGAAGTGGGTAAGACAACAATTGCAAAagttatttttaacaaaattcatTATTGTTTTGATGGAAGCAGCTTTCTAGATAATGTTAGTGAAAAATCAAGGACAAATGATGGTGTAATTCAATTACAAGAGACACTTTGTTATGAGATCTTAGGGTATCAAAATTTGAAGGTGGGGAGTATATCTAAGGGAATCAATGTGACAATTGAAAGGCTTCATCATAAAAGGATTCTTATAGTTCTTGATAATGTTGAAGAATTGAATGAGAtagaattttttcttgaaaattgtgataggtttacttCTGGGAGTAGAATCATTATAACCACAAGAGACAAACATTTGCTTGATACtcttacaaaaaataatcatGTAATGTACTACATGGTGAAGGAGTTAAATAAACATGAAGCTCATAAACTCTTTTGTCACGAGGCCTTTGGAAGAAACAATTTCGAGGAAGATTATTCAGAACTGGTCAACCAATTTATAGATTATGCCAAAGGTCTTCCATTAGTTCTAAAAATAATTGGCGCAGATTTGTATGGAAGTACTAAACATGAATTGGAAAGTGCGCTAGACAAATACAAAAGAATTCCCAAGGgaaatattcaaaaaatactcaaaataaGCTATGATGGATTGGACCAAACTCAACAGGGAATTTTCCTTGATATTGCTTGTTTTCTTAAAGGATTCTACAAAGATAAAGTTGTAGATGTACTAAGAAGCATCAATAACCATGATCTGTATTATGATATTAAAAGACTTATTGATAAGTGTCTTATAATTGTTACTGAAGATAACAAATTATCGATGCATGACTTGATTCAACAAATGGGTTGGGAAATTGTTCGACAAGAATCACCAGAAGTGATCGAGAAGCGTAGTAGGCTATTGTGTTATGAGGATGCTCCTGAAATACTAATTGAACATACG GGGTCAAATGAAATTCGAGGCATAACAGTGTGCTTGCCTAAACCAAAAAACATGAAGTTGAATCTTGGAAAGATGAGGAATCTCAAATATTTGAAAGTTCGCAATGTAATTTGTGAAGACCTTGGATCTCTTCCCAATGGATTGAGGTTACTTGATTGGAATGAATTTCCTTTATATTCCTTGCCATCAGCCTTTGAGCCTAAAAACCTCGTTGTACTCAATATGCGACATAGCCTCATAAAATTGGACGAGCATTTCGAG AGGTGTCGATTCAGAACATTGATATATATGGATTTGtcgtattgtaaaaatattacaaaggTACCCGACTTATCACTGATTTccccaaacataaaggaatTGGACTTTGAAGCATGCATAAATTTAGTTGAGGTTCATCAGTCTGTTGGACTTCTTGAAGAGCTTATATCCTGGGATCTGTCCGGATGCCAAAATCTTAGAATTATACCAAGAAACCTCAAGTTGAAATCtcttaaaactttttatttcgACCATTGTGAAAGTCTTGAGCAAGGAACGGAAGCGTTGTTTTCATCAACAGGATATCTCATTGCCCTTCAGACGTTAGTTATAAGTTTAAAAAACGTGAAAGAGGTTCCAAGTAGCATCTCTGATTTAAAAAATCTTCGCAATCTCTATATGGATTATTGTGACAATTTTCCAAAAGCCATGGATACTCCTGATTGTTTCCCCAAATTAGAATATTTAGGTTTCCGTTACAGCAACATTACTACCCTCCCTGAAATCAATATCAGATTTCCGAAATTAAAAGTTCTTTTCTTTCACCACTACTGGAACCTTCGGGAAATTCCAATGCCTCCACCACATCTAGAAGCTTTATATATAGAAGGGTGCGGTTCCTTGGATTCACAATCAAGAAGAAGATTATTGAGTCAG CTTGGAGAAACGTTTGGGCTTCCACAAAATATGGTATGTTCAAGGGGATCATTGCATCAGGACTCTGTTCTTGAAAAGTGTGGGGCACCTGACCTTGCTGATGATGGATTTCAGTTTGACCTTATCCTTCCAGGAACTAAGATTTCAAAATGGTTCAACCATCAAAGTGTTGGAAGCTCCGTATCATTCTCGGTCAGTTCGGAATCTCTAGCATTTGCTTTCTGTGTTGCTTTAAAAATAGAACCGAAGGATATTGTGGCAAGTCgatatgaaaattttctttcttctatctACATTTTCTTCAATGGTTATAAAAAAGAGTTAGCTTCAGGTGTATTTTGGTTAGATTCATCACCTTTAACGTGGTTTCACTATCGAAGCAATAGCTCATTTGAAGGCATAGTTTTAGAGGATTGCAACAACGTTGAGCTTCTATTTGAAGTTTCAAATTATGATCCAAAAAGGGCAAAAATTACAATAGAAAGGTGTGGGGCCCATGTAGCATGCATCTGTCCTTCTCAGAATCCTGCTGTAGATAAGATGGCCTGCATAAGAATTCATGAAAGTTTAAGAGTGTCCTTTGATGAAAACTTCAAAATGTTTTTACGTAGACTCGTTAATCAAAACCTCATCAGATTCTCAAAAACCCATAATAGCTGA